From a region of the Pseudanabaena sp. PCC 7367 genome:
- a CDS encoding Uma2 family endonuclease, with protein sequence MISQAQGDAHKEIQSDLPTMSPAAYLTWEANQEFKYEYENGKIIAMTGGTIPHSQVATNFAALLIPHLRGKNCKVAVSDAKVMIKAGKYYYPDIVVTCDQRDRFARDFWQYPCLVAEVLSPAAEARDRGIKQQTYMLLDTLQTYILINPEQPRIEVYQRRDRTWEYSSTTIEASAADPLIHIFSLNLEFPLSLLYENIDFEDLADEDLKDAPDLTK encoded by the coding sequence ATGATTAGCCAAGCCCAAGGTGATGCCCATAAAGAGATACAGAGCGACTTACCCACCATGTCGCCAGCAGCATATCTGACCTGGGAAGCCAATCAAGAATTCAAATATGAATATGAGAACGGCAAGATTATCGCCATGACCGGGGGCACCATTCCCCATAGCCAGGTTGCTACTAATTTCGCCGCCCTGCTGATCCCGCATTTACGTGGTAAAAACTGCAAGGTTGCAGTTAGTGATGCCAAGGTCATGATCAAAGCTGGGAAATACTACTATCCAGACATTGTGGTCACCTGCGATCAACGCGATCGGTTTGCCCGTGATTTCTGGCAATATCCTTGTCTGGTGGCCGAGGTACTATCGCCTGCTGCCGAAGCCCGCGATCGCGGCATCAAGCAACAAACCTATATGCTGCTCGATACCTTACAAACCTATATCCTAATTAACCCAGAGCAACCCAGGATTGAAGTTTACCAGCGACGCGATCGCACCTGGGAATATTCATCCACCACGATTGAAGCATCAGCAGCCGATCCCTTAATTCATATTTTTAGCCTTAATCTGGAGTTTCCCCTCTCACTGCTATATGAAAATATTGATTTTGAGGATCTGGCCGATGAGGATTTGAAAGATGCACCTGATTTGACAAAGTAG
- a CDS encoding helix-turn-helix domain-containing transcriptional regulator, with protein sequence MLLTRDYQETIQERVQSDPEFASGLLNEAISLFLNGEPEVARFMPRDLVNATVGFEELAIATAKPSKSLHRMLSAQGNPTMDNFAIIIDVLRRYLNVEIQINTVPCN encoded by the coding sequence ATGCTATTGACCAGAGACTATCAAGAAACCATACAAGAAAGGGTGCAAAGCGATCCTGAATTTGCTAGTGGTTTGCTGAATGAAGCTATTTCACTTTTTCTAAATGGCGAACCAGAGGTAGCTAGATTCATGCCACGAGATCTGGTTAATGCCACAGTGGGATTTGAAGAATTGGCGATCGCTACGGCTAAGCCCAGCAAAAGCTTACACCGAATGCTATCAGCTCAAGGTAATCCGACTATGGATAATTTCGCAATTATTATTGATGTTTTGCGACGATATCTGAATGTAGAGATTCAAATCAATACTGTGCCCTGCAATTAG